A single window of Enterobacteriaceae bacterium ESL0689 DNA harbors:
- the nhaA gene encoding Na+/H+ antiporter NhaA, whose protein sequence is MVGPPRGVAITMNQPALSRPQVPAERIFSTVERFMHIEAVSGIVLLIAAASAMIWANSPFAATYHALWHLPVSFRIGGLVFSQSLHFIVNDVLMTLFFLIVGMEIRYEIHNGALSNLRKASLPVVTALGGVIVPALIYLSLNAATPGADGWAVPTATDIAFAVGVLALLGKGIPSGVRIFLLALAIIDDIVAVLIITIFYNSGFDSHGLVIAGLGMVGTFIFQRIGISSAIAYLLPGVVIWSGLLITGVHPALAGVLSGMMTPLASLPLQEEPEKTVARAAQKLRDYYGVGHFHHLPASLRTLRLAQRELLPPVMRVQTILHPWVAFGIMPLFALANAGVTLNGINLSDSATQWVISGVMLSLVFGKPLGVLCVSWIAVRSGLCQLPDGVSWGGIVLIGLLAGIGFTMAMFTAMLSFDSDALLNSARLGVLTGSLIAAILGLLWGVVYRRTGKGSRPIHV, encoded by the coding sequence ATGGTCGGGCCGCCACGCGGAGTTGCAATAACCATGAACCAGCCTGCTTTATCACGTCCTCAGGTGCCCGCTGAGCGCATCTTCTCCACCGTTGAACGATTCATGCATATCGAAGCCGTCAGTGGTATCGTACTGCTGATTGCCGCTGCATCTGCCATGATATGGGCCAACTCGCCGTTTGCCGCAACCTATCATGCGCTCTGGCACTTACCTGTCTCTTTCCGTATCGGCGGGCTGGTTTTTTCACAGTCGCTGCACTTTATCGTGAATGACGTGCTGATGACCCTCTTCTTCTTAATTGTCGGCATGGAGATCCGTTATGAAATCCATAACGGCGCGTTAAGTAACCTGCGCAAAGCCAGCCTGCCTGTCGTGACTGCACTGGGCGGCGTGATAGTCCCTGCACTGATTTATCTTAGCCTGAATGCAGCCACCCCCGGTGCTGATGGATGGGCTGTCCCTACCGCAACAGATATCGCTTTTGCGGTCGGTGTTCTGGCATTACTGGGCAAAGGTATTCCCTCTGGTGTACGAATTTTCCTGCTGGCCCTGGCGATCATTGATGACATCGTTGCTGTACTGATCATCACCATTTTCTATAACAGCGGTTTTGATTCGCATGGACTGGTTATCGCCGGGCTGGGTATGGTGGGGACGTTTATCTTTCAGCGGATTGGGATCAGCTCGGCTATCGCTTACCTGTTACCAGGTGTGGTGATCTGGTCTGGTTTACTGATAACCGGTGTTCATCCGGCACTTGCAGGGGTGTTGTCTGGCATGATGACACCGCTTGCGTCGTTACCGTTACAGGAAGAACCGGAAAAAACAGTGGCCAGGGCGGCGCAGAAGTTGCGCGATTATTACGGTGTCGGGCACTTCCATCATCTGCCAGCCTCACTGAGAACGTTGCGCCTGGCTCAGCGTGAGCTGCTTCCCCCCGTAATGCGTGTTCAGACGATCCTGCATCCCTGGGTTGCCTTTGGCATTATGCCGCTGTTTGCTCTGGCTAATGCGGGTGTCACCCTTAACGGAATTAATTTGTCGGACTCTGCCACACAATGGGTCATATCAGGTGTTATGCTTTCGCTGGTGTTCGGTAAGCCACTGGGCGTGCTCTGTGTCAGCTGGATCGCCGTTCGCTCCGGCTTATGTCAGCTTCCTGACGGCGTTTCCTGGGGCGGAATTGTACTGATCGGGCTGCTGGCTGGCATTGGCTTCACGATGGCAATGTTTACTGCCATGCTGTCATTTGACAGCGATGCGCTACTTAATAGCGCAAGGCTTGGCGTACTGACCGGATCGCTGATAGCTGCCATTCTTGGGTTGTTATGGGGTGTTGTGTATCGGCGTACAGGCAAGGGGTCCCGGCCGATACACGTCTGA
- a CDS encoding ROK family transcriptional regulator, with protein MVTDSQPGHIDHIKQMNARIVYRLIDQHGPISRIDLSRLAHLAPASITKIVREMLDAHLVQETEIQESACRGRPATGLMIETETWHYLAISVRPGHIVLALCDLSGKRVAEDHRYLTSQPQPSFVARIIDHIDQFFIRHQQKLERLTAIAITLPGMIDSKKGTIHRMPFYAEVTHLPLGELLANHIGVPVYIQHDISAWTLAESLFGAAKGAQDVIQVVINHHVGASVIANGHLLQAGGHNLLEIGHIQVDPDGECCYCGNHGCLETIISIDRVLARAQAQMRQTQDSVLHQQPLSVEWLCQAALQGDKLARDIINGIGQHMGRILAIMVNLFHPQKILLGSPFNQAAEILFPAISACIRQQALPDYRNHIPVAATRLAHPGMTMGIALIKDALYNGSLLIRLLQG; from the coding sequence GTGGTAACCGACAGTCAGCCGGGTCATATTGATCACATAAAACAGATGAACGCGAGGATAGTCTATCGTCTGATTGATCAACATGGCCCGATATCGCGCATTGATCTCTCCCGGCTTGCCCATCTGGCTCCGGCCAGTATCACCAAGATTGTGCGTGAAATGCTGGACGCGCATCTGGTACAGGAGACCGAAATCCAGGAGTCCGCTTGTCGCGGGCGTCCGGCGACAGGGCTGATGATTGAAACCGAAACCTGGCACTATTTAGCGATATCTGTCCGCCCCGGTCATATCGTTCTCGCGTTATGTGATTTAAGCGGTAAGCGGGTAGCGGAAGACCACCGTTATCTGACATCGCAACCCCAGCCTTCTTTTGTTGCCCGGATCATCGACCATATTGATCAGTTTTTTATCCGTCATCAGCAAAAACTGGAACGCCTGACCGCGATTGCTATCACATTACCGGGAATGATTGATTCTAAAAAAGGGACGATTCACCGTATGCCGTTTTATGCTGAAGTCACCCATCTTCCACTGGGTGAGCTTTTAGCCAACCATATTGGTGTACCGGTTTATATCCAGCATGATATTAGTGCCTGGACCCTGGCTGAGTCATTATTTGGCGCCGCAAAAGGTGCGCAGGATGTCATTCAGGTGGTGATCAATCATCATGTGGGTGCATCGGTTATCGCCAACGGTCATCTGTTGCAGGCAGGGGGACATAATCTGCTGGAGATAGGTCACATTCAGGTCGATCCGGATGGCGAATGCTGCTACTGTGGCAATCACGGCTGCCTTGAAACGATCATTAGTATTGACCGGGTTCTGGCACGGGCGCAGGCACAGATGCGTCAGACCCAGGATTCTGTGTTACATCAGCAACCATTAAGCGTAGAATGGCTCTGCCAGGCGGCACTACAAGGGGATAAGCTGGCGCGGGATATTATCAATGGAATCGGTCAGCACATGGGACGAATTCTGGCTATCATGGTTAATTTATTTCACCCACAAAAAATTTTGCTGGGTTCTCCTTTTAACCAGGCGGCGGAGATCTTATTTCCGGCCATCTCAGCATGTATTCGACAACAAGCACTACCGGACTACAGAAATCATATTCCTGTTGCAGCGACACGACTTGCTCATCCGGGAATGACAATGGGAATAGCGCTGATTAAAGATGCCCTTTATAACGGCTCGCTACTTATTCGATTATTACAAGGTTAG
- a CDS encoding carboxylesterase/lipase family protein produces the protein MLNASAPLVETCYGLLSGTAEQGIDIWRGIPFAAPPTGELRWRAPRVPARWQGVRSATTFSAACWQNTEHCRQLGGGDPGRLSEDCLYLNVWSPAARKQPLPVMVWLHGGGFTLGAGSLSLYDGKALAARGAVVVSVNYRLGHLGFFAHPALEGEEGERIYNFALLDQIAALQWVRDNIAAFGGDPANITLFGESAGARSVLSLMASPKSAGLFHKAIIQSSYTLPDTPREKALQKGQQLAAFFSLPDASAQQLRAIPAASLWSLPAPFTLDPTPISGDAVLPQETLTTFLAGRQQAMPVMVGSNSDESSVMSLFGVDIAEKIGQLRRNAPLALALIKLLYPGANGDEALGRAVCRDMAFTVLGSIIMQAQRRVNQPCWRYWFDYVPRGLRQRSPHGAWHGDEVPYVFDTLSLTESLRDYTNDDDRAFAAQIADYWVNFARLAQNSPPVLPGKIPWPACWHHQTWLLRIGLDKHAGFKLEKHFMRLRLALFQRMMPRFVNLD, from the coding sequence ATGCTGAATGCCTCTGCGCCGCTGGTCGAAACCTGCTATGGGCTGTTATCGGGTACGGCTGAACAGGGGATTGATATCTGGCGCGGTATTCCTTTCGCCGCACCGCCCACAGGCGAGTTGCGCTGGCGGGCGCCGCGTGTGCCTGCCCGCTGGCAGGGCGTCCGGTCGGCGACGACATTCTCCGCTGCCTGCTGGCAGAATACAGAACATTGTCGGCAACTGGGCGGTGGCGATCCGGGGCGCTTATCAGAAGATTGCCTTTATCTTAATGTCTGGTCTCCCGCAGCACGAAAACAGCCACTGCCGGTGATGGTCTGGCTGCATGGGGGTGGCTTTACCCTCGGAGCGGGGAGTCTGTCACTTTATGACGGTAAAGCGCTGGCAGCCCGGGGGGCGGTGGTGGTTTCTGTCAATTATCGTCTCGGCCACCTGGGGTTCTTTGCCCATCCTGCACTGGAAGGGGAAGAGGGCGAGCGGATCTATAATTTTGCGCTGCTGGATCAAATCGCCGCTCTGCAATGGGTACGGGATAATATTGCGGCATTTGGCGGTGATCCGGCGAATATCACCCTGTTTGGTGAATCGGCCGGGGCACGTAGTGTGCTGTCGCTGATGGCTTCCCCAAAATCAGCAGGATTATTCCATAAAGCGATTATTCAAAGCAGCTATACACTGCCCGATACGCCGCGCGAAAAAGCACTGCAGAAAGGACAACAACTGGCGGCGTTTTTCTCCCTGCCGGATGCCAGTGCGCAACAATTGCGGGCTATTCCGGCCGCCTCTCTCTGGTCGCTGCCAGCCCCTTTTACCCTCGACCCGACCCCCATCAGTGGTGATGCGGTACTTCCACAAGAGACACTGACCACCTTTCTCGCTGGCAGGCAGCAGGCGATGCCTGTTATGGTGGGCTCCAATAGCGATGAATCCAGTGTTATGTCACTATTTGGTGTTGATATCGCTGAAAAAATTGGCCAGTTACGCCGTAATGCGCCACTGGCGCTGGCACTGATCAAACTGCTCTATCCGGGAGCCAATGGTGACGAGGCGCTTGGGCGTGCAGTGTGTCGTGATATGGCTTTTACCGTACTGGGATCTATCATCATGCAGGCGCAGCGCCGCGTTAATCAGCCTTGCTGGCGCTACTGGTTTGATTATGTCCCGCGGGGGCTTCGTCAGCGCAGCCCACATGGCGCATGGCATGGTGATGAAGTCCCTTATGTTTTCGACACCCTCTCACTGACTGAATCGTTACGCGATTATACCAATGATGATGATCGCGCATTTGCTGCTCAGATTGCTGATTACTGGGTCAATTTTGCCCGCCTGGCACAGAACTCCCCGCCTGTATTACCCGGAAAGATACCCTGGCCAGCCTGCTGGCATCATCAGACGTGGCTACTGCGTATCGGGCTGGATAAACACGCGGGATTTAAGCTGGAAAAACATTTTATGCGTCTGCGACTGGCGCTATTTCAGCGCATGATGCCCCGTTTTGTGAACCTTGATTGA
- a CDS encoding acid-shock protein — protein MKTVFTLVAAAAMGISTVSFATEVTKDTQSPAPVTQHQTITKTAVKSSVQQHAQAAKVKKHHKKSARKHHKKRTIKPAD, from the coding sequence ATGAAAACAGTATTCACGCTGGTCGCTGCCGCCGCGATGGGAATATCGACCGTGTCTTTTGCCACTGAGGTAACAAAAGACACGCAGAGTCCAGCGCCTGTAACACAACATCAGACCATCACTAAAACAGCGGTAAAATCCTCTGTTCAGCAACATGCTCAGGCGGCGAAAGTGAAGAAACACCATAAAAAATCAGCCAGAAAACATCATAAGAAGAGAACGATTAAACCTGCCGACTAA
- the tehB gene encoding tellurite resistance methyltransferase TehB: protein MTACDENYFSEKYGLTRTHSEVVHAATLIPPGRALDLGCGNGRNSLYLAANGFDVTAWDKNVASIKNLQTISEQEQLTRLQTAVNDLNTLNFDGEYDFILSTVVMMFLAPDTIPRLIANMQRCTKAGGYNLIVAAMDTDDYPCTVGFPFTFKAGELRRYYADWQLLKYNEDVGELHRTDASGQRIRLRFATMLAQKPA from the coding sequence ATGACCGCTTGTGATGAAAACTACTTCAGTGAAAAATACGGGCTGACCCGAACGCACTCGGAAGTGGTGCATGCCGCAACACTTATCCCCCCAGGCAGGGCGCTGGATTTAGGTTGCGGCAACGGGCGTAACAGCCTCTATCTGGCGGCGAACGGCTTTGATGTTACCGCGTGGGATAAAAACGTGGCCAGCATTAAAAACCTGCAAACGATCAGCGAACAGGAGCAACTGACTCGCTTACAGACAGCGGTGAATGATCTCAATACACTGAACTTTGACGGTGAATATGACTTTATTCTCTCCACCGTGGTGATGATGTTTCTGGCGCCGGACACCATCCCGCGTCTTATTGCCAATATGCAGCGCTGTACTAAAGCCGGGGGCTACAATCTGATCGTCGCGGCGATGGATACCGATGACTATCCCTGTACGGTCGGTTTTCCCTTTACTTTTAAAGCCGGGGAGCTACGGCGTTATTATGCCGACTGGCAATTGCTCAAATACAACGAAGATGTTGGCGAACTGCACCGTACTGATGCCAGTGGTCAACGTATCAGATTGCGTTTTGCCACCATGCTGGCGCAAAAACCGGCCTGA
- a CDS encoding MFS transporter, giving the protein MSRTSHVDNVAESEINDNLPASASQFIKRGTPAFIQVTLALFSAGLTTFALLYCVQPILPILSHQFGITAAASSVSLSVSTIMLAVGLLFTGPLSDAIGRKPVMITALMLASCCSLLTTVMSGWHEILIMRALIGLSLSGVAAVGMTYLSEEIHPSFLSFSMGLYISGNSLGGMSGRLLTGVLSDFFNWRIAVAIISFFALISAIMFWRILPESRHFRPTSLRPKSLIINFRLHWHDRGLPLLFVEGFLLMGSFVTLFNYIGYRLMLPPWSLSQSLVGMLSVVFLIGTWSSPKAGMMTVRYGRGPVMLLFIALMLLGLLLTLFSSLWLIFIGMLLFSSGFFAAHSVASSWVGVRAHRARGQASSLYLFCYYLGSSIAGTSGGLFWHYYGWGGVSAFIALLLIVALLTGRWLNKRLQ; this is encoded by the coding sequence GTGAGCCGTACCTCTCACGTTGATAACGTAGCGGAAAGCGAAATCAACGACAACCTCCCTGCCTCTGCCAGTCAGTTTATTAAACGTGGTACGCCCGCTTTTATCCAGGTGACGCTGGCGCTGTTTTCAGCGGGACTGACGACCTTTGCCCTGCTCTATTGTGTTCAGCCGATCCTGCCAATATTGTCGCACCAGTTTGGTATTACTGCGGCAGCCAGCAGCGTTTCGTTATCAGTTTCTACCATTATGCTGGCTGTCGGGTTGCTGTTTACCGGCCCTTTATCCGATGCCATTGGCCGTAAACCGGTGATGATTACCGCGCTGATGCTAGCTTCATGTTGTTCTTTGCTGACCACGGTTATGTCTGGCTGGCATGAAATACTGATTATGCGTGCCCTGATTGGCCTGTCGCTCAGCGGTGTCGCCGCCGTCGGCATGACCTATCTGAGCGAAGAGATCCACCCCAGCTTTCTCTCTTTTTCAATGGGGCTATACATCAGCGGTAATTCTCTTGGTGGAATGAGCGGCCGATTGCTGACCGGTGTCCTCAGCGATTTTTTTAACTGGCGCATCGCTGTCGCGATTATCAGTTTTTTCGCGCTCATCTCCGCGATTATGTTCTGGCGGATCCTGCCGGAGTCGCGTCATTTCCGCCCGACCTCGCTGCGTCCCAAATCACTGATAATAAATTTTCGTTTACACTGGCATGATCGTGGCCTTCCCTTGCTGTTTGTCGAGGGGTTTTTGTTGATGGGATCTTTTGTCACCCTGTTTAATTACATTGGCTATCGCCTGATGCTGCCCCCCTGGTCGCTCAGTCAGTCGCTGGTGGGGATGCTTTCTGTCGTTTTTTTAATCGGCACCTGGAGTTCGCCGAAAGCTGGCATGATGACTGTACGTTATGGTCGCGGGCCGGTGATGTTACTGTTTATCGCGCTTATGCTGCTGGGTCTGCTATTAACGCTGTTTTCATCGTTATGGTTGATCTTTATCGGTATGCTACTGTTTTCATCCGGTTTTTTTGCCGCTCACTCCGTCGCCAGCAGTTGGGTTGGCGTGCGAGCCCACCGTGCACGCGGGCAGGCTTCGTCGCTGTATCTGTTTTGTTATTATCTGGGTTCAAGCATCGCAGGCACATCCGGCGGCCTGTTCTGGCACTATTACGGCTGGGGTGGGGTCAGTGCTTTTATTGCTTTGCTGTTAATCGTTGCCCTACTGACCGGACGATGGCTGAATAAACGCCTGCAATAA
- a CDS encoding U32 family peptidase has protein sequence MRQPDPHLELLSPARDTEIAREAILHGADAVYLGGPGFGARHNACNSLSDIARLMPFAHSYGARVYITFNTILHDDELEAAQRLINELYQTGVDALIIQDMGIMELNIPPIELHASTQCDIRSVEKAKFLSDVGFSQIVLARELNLHQIREIYDNTDATIEFFIHGALCVAYSGQCYISHAQTGRSANRGDCSQACRLPYTLKDDQGRVVAYEKHLLSMKDNDQTANLAKLIDAGVRSFKIEGRYKDMSYVKNITAHYRQALDAIIAERSDLARASLGHTEHFFIPSTEKTFHRGSCDYFVNGRRGDIGAFDSPKFIGLPVGEVLAVSKETLDIASDETLANGDGLNVMIKRDIIGFRANKVEKTAENRYRIWPNEMPLALRKMPLPQVLNRNLDHHWQQALQKTSSERRIAVDIVLSGWQQQLILTMTSEEGVSVTQYLDGEFAVAEQGEKAWHQLRDSVTKLGQTRYFARDVQIHLPNALFVPGRLLNQLRRDTVAQLDDARLKAFRRGQRKAVSVPPPRYPTTHLSFLANVYNQQARAFYQRYGVTLIDAAYEAHQEKGEVSVMITKHCLRFAFNLCPKQAKGMIKSWKATPMQLVHHDEVLTLKFDCRACEMHVTGRIKNAVLKMPPPGRIVAAITPEALLSTLPKRKRG, from the coding sequence ATGCGCCAGCCTGACCCGCACCTTGAACTTCTTAGCCCCGCCCGGGACACCGAGATTGCCCGCGAAGCCATTCTGCATGGTGCTGATGCGGTTTATCTTGGCGGCCCGGGATTCGGCGCACGCCATAATGCCTGCAACAGCCTGAGCGACATCGCCCGGCTGATGCCTTTTGCCCATAGCTATGGTGCCAGGGTCTACATTACCTTCAATACCATTCTGCATGATGATGAGCTGGAAGCGGCGCAGCGTCTGATTAACGAATTGTATCAAACGGGTGTTGATGCGCTGATCATCCAGGATATGGGCATCATGGAGCTGAATATCCCGCCGATTGAACTCCACGCCAGTACCCAATGTGATATTCGTAGCGTCGAAAAAGCAAAATTTCTTTCGGATGTTGGTTTTAGCCAGATCGTGCTTGCCCGTGAACTCAATCTGCACCAGATCCGCGAAATTTATGACAACACTGATGCGACGATTGAATTTTTTATCCACGGGGCGCTGTGTGTGGCCTATTCCGGACAATGTTATATCTCACACGCACAAACCGGACGTAGTGCTAACCGCGGGGATTGCTCTCAGGCTTGCCGGTTGCCGTATACGCTAAAAGATGATCAGGGGCGCGTGGTGGCCTATGAAAAGCATCTGTTATCCATGAAAGACAATGACCAGACGGCTAATCTGGCAAAGCTCATCGATGCGGGGGTGCGCTCTTTCAAAATTGAAGGCCGCTATAAAGATATGAGCTATGTGAAAAACATTACCGCACACTATCGACAGGCGCTGGATGCCATTATCGCGGAACGTAGCGATCTGGCGCGTGCTTCCCTCGGGCATACGGAACACTTCTTTATTCCCTCGACAGAAAAAACCTTTCATCGGGGCAGTTGTGATTATTTTGTCAATGGCCGCCGTGGTGATATCGGAGCCTTTGATTCGCCAAAGTTTATCGGCTTACCGGTAGGCGAGGTGCTCGCTGTCAGTAAAGAGACACTGGATATTGCCAGCGATGAAACCCTGGCGAACGGTGATGGCCTGAATGTGATGATTAAGCGCGATATTATCGGTTTTCGGGCGAATAAAGTAGAAAAAACGGCTGAAAATCGATATCGCATATGGCCGAATGAGATGCCACTGGCACTGCGCAAAATGCCTCTGCCTCAGGTTCTGAACCGCAACCTGGATCACCACTGGCAACAGGCGTTGCAAAAGACATCCAGTGAGCGCCGGATAGCGGTTGATATTGTTCTCAGCGGCTGGCAGCAACAGCTGATATTAACCATGACCAGCGAAGAGGGGGTCAGTGTCACCCAGTATCTTGACGGTGAGTTTGCGGTTGCGGAGCAGGGCGAAAAAGCCTGGCACCAGTTGCGTGACAGCGTAACAAAACTGGGGCAGACGCGCTATTTTGCTCGTGATGTACAGATCCATCTGCCGAATGCGCTATTTGTTCCCGGCCGCTTACTCAATCAGTTACGTCGTGACACGGTCGCCCAACTGGACGATGCCCGCCTGAAAGCATTCCGGCGTGGTCAGCGTAAAGCGGTATCTGTGCCGCCGCCACGCTACCCGACAACTCATTTATCGTTTCTCGCCAATGTTTATAACCAGCAAGCGCGTGCTTTTTATCAGCGCTATGGGGTGACGTTGATTGACGCTGCCTATGAAGCGCATCAAGAAAAGGGCGAGGTATCCGTGATGATCACCAAACACTGCCTGCGTTTCGCCTTCAATTTATGTCCGAAACAGGCCAAAGGCATGATCAAAAGCTGGAAAGCCACCCCGATGCAGTTAGTTCATCATGATGAAGTCCTGACATTAAAATTTGATTGTCGTGCCTGTGAAATGCATGTTACCGGCAGGATTAAAAATGCGGTTCTCAAAATGCCACCGCCAGGCCGTATTGTCGCGGCGATCACACCGGAAGCGTTGCTCAGCACGCTACCGAAACGAAAAAGGGGATGA
- a CDS encoding serine protease — translation MRRDVLLLCLLCLLLLCTDTACARMSAKEIKTLFFGHDNRQPVPDPAIPPWEAIGQLETASGHFCTATLISSHLALTAGHCLLSPITGKADKAVALRFISRKGLWRYEIHHIVSRVSPQLRKQLRAEGDGWIIPPAAAPWDFGLIILRYTPSGITPLPLFSGNKADMNAALKAVGRQVTQSGYPEDHPQALYYHSGCQVTGWAQTTVLSHQCDTLPGDSGSPLLLKTDAGWRIIAVQSSAPGAADRWRADNRAVAVFGFYDKLQALAGK, via the coding sequence ATGCGTAGAGACGTGCTGTTACTGTGTTTATTGTGCCTGTTATTATTGTGTACTGATACGGCCTGCGCCAGGATGAGCGCCAAAGAGATTAAAACCCTTTTTTTCGGCCATGATAATCGCCAGCCGGTGCCTGATCCCGCGATCCCGCCCTGGGAGGCGATTGGTCAGCTGGAAACTGCCAGTGGTCATTTCTGTACCGCGACGCTGATTTCGTCCCATCTGGCATTGACGGCCGGGCACTGTTTACTGTCACCGATCACCGGAAAAGCCGATAAAGCAGTAGCGTTACGTTTTATTTCCCGTAAGGGACTCTGGCGGTATGAAATTCATCATATTGTCAGCCGTGTCTCCCCCCAGCTGCGAAAACAGCTGCGCGCTGAAGGCGATGGCTGGATTATTCCGCCCGCCGCCGCGCCGTGGGATTTTGGTCTTATCATCCTGCGTTATACCCCCTCCGGTATCACACCATTACCGTTATTTAGCGGTAATAAAGCGGATATGAATGCCGCGCTCAAGGCCGTGGGTCGGCAGGTCACCCAGTCTGGCTATCCAGAAGATCATCCGCAGGCGCTCTATTATCATTCGGGTTGTCAGGTCACTGGCTGGGCTCAGACGACAGTGCTGTCACATCAATGTGATACCCTACCCGGCGATAGTGGTTCACCGCTATTGCTGAAAACAGACGCTGGCTGGCGGATCATTGCGGTACAGAGTTCAGCGCCGGGAGCAGCCGATCGCTGGCGCGCCGATAACCGGGCAGTGGCAGTGTTCGGTTTTTACGATAAGCTGCAGGCACTGGCGGGTAAGTAA
- a CDS encoding glucan biosynthesis protein, translating into MNRRRFLQSSVVAAAVYGTSGIASLFARAAHAENASLADGAPRHFDFAVLQKMAQDLCRQPWEGAPPALPPSLASLTPQAYNNIQYDARYSLWNHVHDHLLDIQFFHVGMGFRRHVRMYSLDTDSQQAREIHFRPDLFHYHDAGIDSNSLIGQPDLGFAGFRVFKAPELARRDIISFLGASYFRAVDDTYQYGLSARGLAVNTFADTVEEFPDFTAFWFETIKPGATIFTVYALLDSQSVTGAYKFVINCQPTQVVMDVENYIYARKDIKQLGIAPMTSMFSCGTHERRMCDTIHPQIHDTDRLAMWRGNGEWICRPLNNPQKLQFNAFADKNPRGFGLLQLDRDFSHYQDVIDWYNKRPGLWIEPRSRWGKGAVCLLEIPTTGETLDNIVCFWQPEKTIKAGDKLDFSYRLYWSAEPPVRTPLARIMDTYSGMGAFPEGWAPGEHFPEQWARRFAVDFIGGDLKTAAPKGIEPVITLSSGTVKQVGILYIEPFDGYRVLFDWYPDNDATDPVEMRMFLRCQGDTISETWLYQYFPPPADKRHYIDDRVM; encoded by the coding sequence ATGAACCGCAGACGTTTTCTCCAGTCTTCCGTGGTAGCTGCTGCTGTATACGGAACCTCAGGAATCGCATCACTCTTCGCGCGCGCCGCACACGCCGAAAACGCCAGCCTTGCTGATGGCGCTCCCCGTCATTTCGACTTCGCTGTTTTACAGAAAATGGCACAGGATCTCTGCCGCCAGCCCTGGGAAGGCGCTCCGCCTGCGCTCCCGCCGTCACTGGCCAGTCTCACGCCACAGGCTTATAACAATATTCAGTACGATGCCAGATATTCGCTATGGAATCATGTTCATGATCATCTGCTGGATATTCAGTTTTTCCATGTTGGTATGGGGTTCCGTCGTCATGTGCGGATGTATTCGCTGGATACAGACAGTCAGCAAGCGCGGGAGATCCATTTTCGGCCGGATCTTTTTCACTATCATGATGCCGGGATTGATAGCAACTCACTGATTGGACAACCGGATCTCGGATTTGCCGGATTCCGTGTCTTCAAGGCACCGGAACTAGCGCGACGCGACATCATTTCCTTCCTCGGTGCCAGTTATTTCCGGGCGGTTGATGATACTTATCAATATGGGCTCTCTGCGCGAGGACTGGCAGTAAACACTTTCGCCGATACGGTGGAAGAGTTCCCGGACTTCACGGCCTTTTGGTTCGAAACGATCAAACCTGGCGCAACCATCTTTACTGTTTATGCCTTGCTCGATAGCCAGAGTGTCACCGGAGCTTATAAATTCGTCATCAATTGTCAGCCGACCCAGGTGGTGATGGATGTTGAAAATTATATTTATGCTCGAAAGGATATCAAACAGTTAGGCATTGCCCCGATGACCAGCATGTTCAGCTGTGGCACACATGAACGGCGGATGTGTGACACCATCCATCCCCAAATTCACGATACGGATCGTCTGGCCATGTGGCGTGGCAACGGTGAATGGATCTGTCGGCCACTGAATAACCCACAAAAACTCCAGTTCAACGCCTTTGCGGATAAAAATCCGCGTGGTTTTGGATTATTACAACTGGATCGTGACTTTTCACACTATCAGGATGTTATCGACTGGTACAATAAACGGCCCGGTTTATGGATCGAGCCACGCAGTCGCTGGGGAAAAGGGGCGGTCTGCCTGCTGGAGATCCCGACCACCGGAGAAACCCTGGATAACATTGTCTGCTTCTGGCAGCCAGAGAAAACAATCAAAGCTGGTGATAAGCTCGATTTCAGCTATCGTCTGTACTGGAGTGCCGAGCCGCCGGTGCGAACGCCGCTGGCCCGTATCATGGATACCTATAGCGGCATGGGTGCTTTCCCGGAAGGCTGGGCACCTGGTGAGCATTTCCCCGAACAGTGGGCGCGGCGTTTTGCGGTTGATTTTATTGGCGGCGACCTGAAAACAGCGGCCCCTAAAGGCATCGAGCCGGTGATCACGCTTTCAAGCGGTACAGTAAAACAGGTCGGGATATTGTATATCGAACCTTTCGACGGTTATCGTGTTCTGTTTGACTGGTATCCGGATAATGACGCTACCGACCCGGTAGAGATGAGAATGTTTTTACGTTGCCAGGGCGATACGATCAGTGAAACCTGGTTGTATCAATACTTTCCGCCACCAGCGGATAAACGCCATTATATTGATGACCGGGTAATGTAA